Proteins from one Triticum aestivum cultivar Chinese Spring chromosome 7A, IWGSC CS RefSeq v2.1, whole genome shotgun sequence genomic window:
- the LOC123150250 gene encoding uncharacterized protein: protein MEMVEGREIGRAELYVVTHTKNNGYPVNQQSGVKMDDIKKRIREDPSLIGEEARDGDLYSSIFRKEKKGRPSGLGLLVGGVASERLAQVEAELHAAKQKNMELRHVVHTLVANQTSIMAKSERMQEQYNELKSLIIASRGSVEMGEIPEKELPNKDPSKDLENMNDEEQATSLSYTTKASEAMAAPRHPDKVKATQLESRITESALPSLAPVPKLKKTKTTKHKKPGIFQTPLQKGPKDELKDTIKCGMEVSLTSPNSASVVAMGTIQKTDRKAKAIDGQPLADCVEVLVNIVLKETTELPRAQGKINRLGNAQARCIPWPRKNIMQTDRTTVLHSKVSSVCSQMSFNNSENVDPNKTTTGTQVTNHQTGCSTSEGVVRNTLKRKKVSETTRMKKGTQAISATTGNNILRNSGRET, encoded by the exons ATG GAGATGGTAGAGGGTAGAGAAATTGGGCGTGCCGAGCTTTACGTGGTTACGCATACAAAAAACAATGGATATCCAGTCAACCAACAAAGCGGAGTAAAAATG GATGACATTAAAAAAAGGATTCGGGAAGATCCTTCTTTGATTGGTGAGGAGGCACGTGATGGTGATCTTTATTCATCAATTTtccgaaaagaaaagaaaggaaggccAAGTGGCCTTGGTCTATTAGTAGGTGGAGTCGCTTCGGAGCGCCTTGCTCAAGTTGAAGCTGAACTACATGCTGCTAAACAAAAGAACATGGAGCTTCGGCATGTGGTGCATACTCTGGTGGCAAATCAAACTTCAATAATGGCCAAGAGTGAGAGAATGCAAGAACAGTACAATGAGCTAAAAAGTTTGATCATAGCTTCTAGGGGGTCTGTTGAAATGGGAGAGATTCCAGAAAAGGAGCTTCCAAATAAAGATCCTTCTAAG GACTTGGAAAACATGAATGACGAAGAACAAGCAacttcactttcatatactaccaAGGCATCCGAGGCAATGGCTGCTCCAAGGCATCCAGATAAGGTGAAGGCAACCCAACTAGAATCAAGGATAACAGAATCAGCACTACCAAGTCTTGCGCCTGTGCCAAAACTGAAGAAGACAAAGACAACTAAACATAAGAAACCAGGAATATTTCAAACACCACTCCAAAAGGGGCCAAAG GACGAATTAAAAGATACCATAAAGTGTGGCATGGAAGTTAGTTTGACGTCACCAAACAGTGCAAGTGTGGTGGCAATGGGAACCATTCAGAAAACTGATAGAAAAGCTAAAGCTATTGATGGTCAACCACTAGCTGATTGTGTTGAAGTACTTGTCAACATCGTGCTCAAAGAAACAACTGAGCTGCCTCGTGCACAAGGGAAAATAAACAGGCTAGGAAATGCCCAAGCTAGGTGTATTCCATGGCCACGCAAAAAT ATTATGCAAACAGACCGTACTACCGTGTTGCATTCTAAG gtttctagtgtttgtagtcaGATGTCTTTCAACAATAGTGAGAATGTGGATCCCAACAAAACAACTACTGGAACTCAGGTGACCAACCATCAGACTGGTTGCAGTACTTCAGAAGGTGTAGTGAGGAATACACTGAAGAGAAAGAAAGTTTCTGAGACAACAAGAATGAAAAAAGGTACTCAAGCAATCTCTGCTACAACCGGAAACAACATACTTAGGAATTCGGGCAGGGAAACATGA
- the LOC123152883 gene encoding uncharacterized protein, with protein MDRSWMRAARSSAKYSEGTSNFIKFAFRTSAKSNRILCPCKICVNSHWLGELEVYDHLIYDGFMAGYTTWIHHGESMRPSETTSGPSSQFEEYADSDEMDEMLLEGFGMYDTRTLGEEQESEDDLDDDAEAYYRLVNDGRQELYPGCKRFSKLHFLVRLLHIKNMRGMSNVCFDEVLMLIKEALPEGEALPKNFHGAKKFVRAIGIGYNSIDACKNDCILFRKEHADAISCPVCGTSRWKSVNTGVDGRRVHKVPQKVVRHFPLKKRLQRLFASTKTASDMRWHSEGRTKDGLIRHPAGSPAWKHFDAIHKDFSSEVCIVRFGLGADGFNPFGNMNLSYSIWPIILIPYNLPPWICMKQSNFILSVIIPGKKSPGKGMDVYMQLTIDDLLELWNDGVWTYDASRSKKFLLRAALLWTISDWPGRGSLSGENIAVCSHCLSETCSLWLKTGHKKCYMGHRRFLEPNHEFRFDAESFDGFEEHREPPVPLSSHEISILTKDMKTTYGKLQQKSSRKRHHNQVDENDTSVQQDTSIFRKRSCFFQLPY; from the coding sequence ATGGATAGGAGTTGGATGCGAGCAGCAAGGTCTTCCGCCAAGTATTCTGAAGGAACTAGCAACTTCATAAAATTTGCTTTTCGTACGTCAGCAAAAAGTAATAGGATTCTCTGCCCTTGCAAGATATGTGTAAACTCTCATTGGTTAGGTGAACTTGAAGTCTATGATCATTTGATTTATGATGGATTCATGGCTGGATATACCACATGGATTCATCATGGAGAAAGTATGCGGCCCTCCGAAACAACTTCAGGTCCTAGTTCACAGTTTGAAGAATATGCTGATAGTGATGAGATGGATGAGATGCTACTGGAAGGATTCGGGATGTATGATACTCGTACTTTAGGAGAGGAGCAAGAGTCTGAAGATGACTTGGACGATGATGCTGAAGCATACTATAGATTAGTTAATGATGGGCGCCAAGAGCTGTACCCAGGTTGCAAAAGATTCTCGAAGCTGCATTTTTTGGTGAGGTTGCTTCACATCAAGAATATGAGGGGAATGAGCAATGTCTGCTTTGATGAGGTATTGATGCTaattaaggaggcacttccagaaGGTGAGGCCTTGCCCAAAAATTTTCATGGGGCCAAAAAGTTTGTGAGAGCCATTGGTATTGGATATAATAGTATAGATGCATGCAAAAACGATTGCATTCTATTTAGGAAGGAACATGCTGATGCCATATCATGTCCAGTGTGTGGCACAAGTAGATGGAAGAGCGTAAATACTGGAGTTGATGGAAGGCGTGTCCACAAGGTGCCTCAAAAGGTGGTTCGTCATTTCCCGCTAAAGAAGAGACTCCAAAGGTTGTTCGCTTCTACAAAGACGGCATCAGATATGAGGTGGCACAGCGAAGGCCGCACAAAGGACGGCTTGATACGACACCCAGCTGGTTCACCTGCATGGAAACACTTTGATGCTATTCACAAAGACTTCAGTTCAGAAGTTTGCATTGTTAGATTTGGATTGGGAGCTGATGGTTTCAACCCTTTTGGAAATATGAATCTCTCATATAGCATATGGCCTATCATCTTGATCCCCTACAACCTTCCTCCATGGATTTGTATGAAGCAATCAAACTTTATCCTCTCTGTCATCATTCCTGGTAAAAAATCTCCAGGGAAAGGCATGGATGTTTACATGCAGCTGACCATAGACGATCTTCTGGAGCTTTGGAATGATGGAGTCTGGACTTATGATGCCTCTCGATCTAAGAAGTTTCTCTTACGCGCCGCACTACTATGGACAATAAGTGATTGGCCTGGGCGTGGATCTTTGTCTGGAGAAAATATAGCAGTTTGCTCCCATTGTCTATCAGAGACATGCTCTCTTTGGTTAAAGACTGGACACAAGAAATGCTATATGGGACATCGCAGATTCTTGGAACCTAATCACGAGTTTCGATTTGATGCTGAGTCATTTGATGGTTTTGAGGAACATCGAGAGCCTCCCGTTCCCCTTTCATCACATGAAATTTCAATATTGACAAAGGACATGAAAACTACATACGGGAAACTGCAGCAGAAGAGCAGCAGGAAGCGACACCATAATCAGGTAGATGAGAATGATACAAGCGTGCAGCAAGACACTTCAATATTCAGAAAGAGAAGTTGCTTCTTTCAGCTGCCATACTAG